The Catharus ustulatus isolate bCatUst1 chromosome 13, bCatUst1.pri.v2, whole genome shotgun sequence genome includes a window with the following:
- the FEZF2 gene encoding fez family zinc finger protein 2, producing MASPGSLETVMPSSCPRHDGRAATANPSKTLAFSIERIMAKTSEPKPAFEERHGGPGPEPGKKPLSLCSPLPCVIPIPPLGYELPSKTLNYSELWKSSLRGSAGLCKANCGVCCKAELALGQPSGRLIKPQVIHQAGAVPAAPRSLYYFNYLDAAYHPADLLHGQLFPAGLLGAPPPGGLSAHQKLFLLENAKLAGLAAEKLPPPPPFAHKERLPGHLDQVMKEAAAAERGGAPKGHAKMGGGGGGPAEGKPKNFTCEVCGKVFNAHYNLTRHMPVHTGARPFVCKVCGKGFRQASTLCRHKIIHTQEKPHKCNQCGKAFNRSSTLNTHIRIHAGYKPFVCEFCGKGFHQKGNYKNHKLTHSGEKQYKCTICNKAFHQIYNLTFHMHTHNDKKPFTCVTCGKGFCRNFDLKKHVRKLHDSVSSAPPPRDPGRSGQS from the exons ATGGCGAGCCCGGGGTCGCTGGAGACGGTCATGCCTTCCTCCTGCCCCCGGCACGACGGCAGAGCCGCCACCGCTAACCCCTCCAAGACCCTGGCCTTCTCCATCGAGCGGATCATGGCAAAGACGTCGGAGCCCAAGCCGGCCTTCGAGGAGCGGCACGGCGGGCCGGGGCCGGAGCCAGGCAAGAAGCCGCTGAGCCTGTGCTCGCCCCTGCCCTGCGTGATCCCCATCCCGCCTCTGGGCTACGAGCTGCCCTCCAAGACTCTCAACTACTCGGAGCTGTGGAAGAGCAGCctgcggggcagcgcggggctctgCAAAGCCAACTGCGGCGTCTGCTGCAAGGCAGAGCTCGCCCTGGGCCAGCCCAGCGGCCGGCTCATCAAGCCGCAGGTCATCCACCAGGCAGGGGCCGTTCCGGCTGCCCCCCGCTCCCTCTACTACTTCAACTACCTGGACGCCGCGTACCACCCGGCCGACCTCCTGCACGGACAGCTCTTCCCGGCCGGCCTGCTGGGCGCCCCGCCACCGGGGGGGCTCTCGGCCCACCagaagcttttcctgctggagaaTGCCAAGCTGGCGGGGCTGGCGGCCGAGAagctgccgccgccgcctcccttCGCCCACAAGGAGCGGCTGCCGGGACACCTGGACCAGGTGATgaaggaggcggcggcggcggagcgcggCGGCGCCCCCAAGGGCCACGCCAAGAtggggggcggcggcggcgggccggCGGAGGGCAAGCCCAAAAACTTCACCTGCGAGGTCTGCGGCAAG GTGTTCAACGCGCACTACAACCTCACCCGCCACATGCCGGTGCACACGGGGGCCCGGCCTTTCGTCTGCAAGGTCTGCGGGAAGGGCTTCCGCCAGGCCAGCACCCTGTGCCGGCACAAAATCATCCACACCCAG GAGAAACCCCACAAGTGCAACCAGTGCGGAAAGGCGTTCAACAGGAGCTCCACGCTCAACACCCACATCCGCATCCACGCCGGCTACAAGCCCTTCGTCTGCGAGTTCTGCGGCAAGGGCTTCCACCAGAAAG GCAACTACAAGAACCACAAGCTGACCCACAGCGGAGAGAAGCAGTACAAGTGCACCATTTGCAACAAAGCCTTCCACCAGATCTATAACTTGACTTTCCACATGCACACCCACAATGACAAGAAGCCCTTTACGTGTGTCACTTGCGGGAAAGGATTTTGCAGAAACTTTGATTTAAAGAAGCACGTCCGAAAGTTGCACGACAGCGTCTCCAGCGCTCCTCCGCCGCGGGACCCTGGGCGCAGCGGGCAGAGCTAA